From Rutidosis leptorrhynchoides isolate AG116_Rl617_1_P2 chromosome 3, CSIRO_AGI_Rlap_v1, whole genome shotgun sequence, a single genomic window includes:
- the LOC139901839 gene encoding putative F-box protein At1g67623, protein MDAAEMNILEHLRQEMIVEILSRVGSSSCVQLFSAKTVCKSFLMFSEDPLVVKRISLDNYSVVPWGNTMVSFYNRCLLSGNPQAIFCLGLHLYFDAKDIQLELQKIKEATNQKLLESVYVYGLIMFASN, encoded by the coding sequence ATGGATGCTGCTGAAATGAATATTCTCGAACATCTTCGACAAGAAATGATTGTTGAGATATTGTCAAGAGTTGGTAGTTCATCATGCGTTCAACTGTTCTCGGCAAAAACCGTCTGCAAATCATTCTTGATGTTCTCCGAGGATCCTTTGGTTGTTAAAAGGATATCCTTAGATAATTACTCGGTGGTTCCTTGGGGAAATACCATGGTCTCATTTTACAATCGTTGTCTTCTTTCGGGTAATCCTCAAGCCATTTTTTGTTTAGGTTTGCATCTCTACTTTGACGCTAAAGACATCCAGTTAGAGCTTCAAAAAATAAAGGAAGCTACTAACCAAAAACTTTTAGAGTCAGTTTATGTCTACGGCTTAATCATGTTTGCCTCTAACTAA